A region of Candidatus Liberibacter africanus PTSAPSY DNA encodes the following proteins:
- a CDS encoding flagellar motor switch protein FliG, with protein sequence MSQIPLTQKDKATAILLAMEKKVSGKLLKYFTHAELKEIVSSAKLLPEIPPEDLEDIIDEFESLFIAGIGLTENSKNIESILKEGLEPNEMDRLLNKSDIFQDNDNSTWDHLKEIDPTAIANFLSKEHPQTTAYVLSMMPPSIGANVLLQFPNKIHADIMKRTVNLQKINPYMQETIEKCIVEMISQTNSHTSTSGSEKVASLINELEKPQVDKLLNSLQEESKEAFDKVRPKVFLFEDLISLSPQDLSIVLNNISLEVLGKAIHGSSKETQSKILHCLSNRQRKMIEENISLNDSHIAPREIAFARRSIVQEAISLLKSNKIALQNHIYKE encoded by the coding sequence ATGTCACAAATTCCTCTCACACAAAAAGACAAAGCAACCGCTATTCTTTTAGCCATGGAGAAAAAAGTTTCTGGCAAACTTTTAAAATATTTTACACATGCTGAATTAAAAGAAATCGTTTCTTCCGCAAAATTATTACCAGAAATACCACCAGAAGATCTAGAAGATATCATCGATGAATTTGAATCTCTTTTTATTGCAGGGATTGGACTTACAGAAAATTCTAAAAATATAGAAAGTATTTTAAAAGAAGGCTTGGAACCAAATGAGATGGATCGATTGCTCAATAAATCAGATATCTTTCAAGATAATGATAATTCTACATGGGATCACTTGAAAGAAATAGACCCTACTGCTATCGCGAATTTTTTGTCGAAAGAACATCCTCAAACCACCGCTTATGTACTATCTATGATGCCACCATCAATTGGAGCCAATGTTTTATTACAATTTCCCAATAAAATACATGCTGATATTATGAAACGTACCGTCAACTTGCAGAAAATAAATCCTTATATGCAGGAAACTATAGAAAAATGCATCGTAGAAATGATCTCTCAAACAAATTCCCATACCAGTACATCTGGATCAGAAAAGGTAGCCAGTCTTATTAATGAACTAGAAAAACCTCAAGTTGATAAACTTCTCAACTCCTTACAAGAAGAAAGCAAAGAAGCCTTCGATAAAGTGCGTCCTAAAGTATTCCTCTTTGAGGATTTGATCTCCTTATCACCTCAAGACCTATCTATTGTATTAAATAATATATCACTTGAAGTATTAGGGAAAGCTATACATGGCTCTTCTAAAGAAACACAAAGTAAAATACTTCATTGCCTTAGTAATCGTCAACGTAAAATGATAGAAGAAAATATTAGCCTCAACGATTCTCACATAGCCCCACGAGAAATTGCTTTTGCTCGCCGTTCTATAGTACAAGAAGCGATTTCCCTTTTAAAAAGCAATAAAATAGCGCTACAAAATCATATCTACAAGGAATAA
- a CDS encoding D-alanyl-D-alanine carboxypeptidase family protein — protein MYKPYNKKTTLQQKKIEYVSSYRSIYIQKYIKILWKTLLFSTIILSGTSKIYAKSQYSSFIIDVKEKKTDGFQQDELRYPASLTKMMTLYIVFEQLKSKKIHLHTQIPVSRTAAKQNPSKLHLKENTYFTVEQGILALITRSANDVSTAFGEFISGSEQKFAMLMSKKAKKIGMNHTIYKNASGLHDKNQVTTARDQATLGIMLRKKFPEYYKYFSINNFRYKNRIILNHNKLLNKMQGIDGIKTGYTRNSGFNIVVSLQDKDHSIVAVVMGMPTYQKRDQKALQLINSFLNKKILNHKKKNINDDPIYSSHKKSMMIQKIRSSLHKSKKNPNASTPLNKNKG, from the coding sequence ATGTACAAACCCTACAACAAAAAAACCACCCTTCAGCAAAAAAAAATAGAATATGTATCATCATACAGATCTATCTACATACAAAAATATATAAAAATATTATGGAAAACACTTCTTTTCTCTACAATAATATTGAGCGGGACATCCAAAATATACGCAAAATCACAATATTCTAGCTTCATAATTGATGTAAAAGAAAAAAAAACAGATGGATTTCAGCAAGATGAATTACGATATCCAGCATCTCTAACAAAAATGATGACTCTTTATATTGTTTTTGAACAGCTAAAATCAAAAAAAATCCACTTACATACACAAATACCAGTATCTCGAACAGCCGCTAAACAAAACCCTTCCAAACTCCATTTAAAGGAAAATACTTATTTTACTGTAGAGCAAGGAATTTTAGCACTAATTACACGTTCTGCTAACGATGTTTCTACAGCTTTTGGAGAATTTATTAGCGGTTCAGAACAAAAATTTGCAATGCTCATGTCTAAAAAAGCAAAAAAAATTGGCATGAACCATACTATTTATAAAAATGCTAGTGGACTACATGACAAAAACCAAGTAACAACAGCCCGTGATCAAGCAACCCTTGGCATAATGCTTCGCAAAAAATTCCCAGAATATTATAAGTATTTTTCAATTAATAACTTCAGATACAAAAATAGAATTATTCTCAATCACAATAAGTTACTTAATAAAATGCAAGGCATAGATGGGATAAAAACCGGATATACACGAAATTCAGGTTTTAACATTGTCGTCTCATTACAAGATAAAGATCATTCAATAGTTGCTGTTGTTATGGGAATGCCAACTTATCAGAAAAGAGATCAAAAAGCATTACAACTTATTAATTCATTTTTGAATAAGAAAATATTAAACCACAAAAAAAAGAATATAAATGATGATCCTATATATTCATCCCATAAAAAATCTATGATGATACAAAAAATAAGGAGTTCGTTACATAAATCTAAAAAAAACCCTAATGCATCCACACCTCTCAATAAAAATAAAGGATAG
- the fliF gene encoding flagellar basal-body MS-ring/collar protein FliF, whose product MAIVDQVLQFFKSGTSLGRTRILILSSAILISIILFIVAGLFISSPHYDNLYVKLESSDVNKISIALSEANIDFRVSDNGSSISVPYNMVGKARIHLADKGLPNSSSNSGYELFDKVNSFGLTSFMQEITRVRALEGEIARTIQDISGIASARVHIVMPDMGSFRKIGIKPTASVMIRAINPSVYKSAEAIRHLVAAAVPNLDIDDVTVLDSTGKLLGSSELERNTFGKSLSIVQAVQNEIEMNINKSLASFLGVDNFRSAVVAELNTDVQQIKETVYDPDSRVERSVHLSKDFQRSETNQPESAVTVEQNIPHIPDRKIPLPHSLENTDKKEEQSNYEINTKNIFTTHNNYKLERLSIAVVVNKGRLVEILGQSAEPGKIDSYLSDINKIVSAAAGISSKRGDTITITSMDFLNNQLLNPVVDQVSFLNILSRNFSLIVNALIVLSVIALVAFLGVYVLRRIKNMDGIKEEEAGIKPLLETPSIASTVDTGDGLSLDSDGQDIFSYRDHLKYRINSYVSNQSDQRLLHMIEINEERFAKILRKWARSEIESRYTQHISQDTVF is encoded by the coding sequence GTGGCTATTGTAGATCAAGTATTACAATTTTTCAAAAGTGGAACGTCTTTAGGACGGACGCGGATATTAATTTTATCTTCGGCAATCCTAATTTCCATAATTTTATTTATAGTGGCGGGGCTTTTTATAAGTAGTCCACATTATGATAATCTTTATGTAAAATTAGAGTCTTCCGATGTTAATAAAATATCTATTGCGTTATCAGAGGCTAATATAGATTTTCGAGTTTCTGATAATGGTTCCAGTATTTCAGTGCCTTATAATATGGTAGGTAAGGCACGTATTCATCTTGCTGATAAGGGATTACCCAATAGTTCTAGCAATTCTGGCTATGAACTTTTTGATAAAGTAAATTCTTTTGGTTTGACTTCATTTATGCAAGAGATTACACGAGTGCGTGCGCTTGAGGGAGAAATTGCCCGTACTATTCAAGATATTTCTGGAATTGCATCTGCGCGTGTACATATTGTGATGCCTGATATGGGCAGTTTTAGGAAGATTGGAATTAAACCAACAGCTTCAGTGATGATTCGAGCTATTAATCCATCTGTTTATAAATCAGCTGAAGCAATTAGGCACCTTGTTGCTGCCGCAGTTCCAAATCTTGATATTGATGATGTGACAGTTCTTGATTCTACGGGGAAATTATTGGGTTCTAGTGAATTAGAAAGAAATACTTTTGGGAAGTCTCTAAGTATAGTACAGGCTGTCCAAAATGAAATTGAAATGAATATTAATAAGTCTCTAGCGTCTTTTTTGGGGGTAGATAATTTTCGATCGGCCGTAGTAGCTGAATTAAATACTGATGTACAGCAAATTAAGGAAACAGTTTATGATCCTGATTCTAGGGTAGAACGTTCTGTTCATCTATCTAAAGATTTTCAAAGATCAGAAACTAATCAACCAGAGTCTGCTGTCACTGTTGAGCAAAATATTCCTCATATCCCTGACAGGAAAATTCCCCTTCCTCATTCGTTAGAAAATACGGATAAAAAGGAGGAGCAAAGTAATTATGAAATTAATACAAAAAATATTTTTACCACCCACAATAATTATAAATTAGAGCGTTTATCAATTGCGGTTGTAGTGAATAAAGGGCGTCTTGTAGAAATATTAGGCCAATCTGCTGAGCCAGGTAAGATTGATTCTTATCTATCTGATATAAATAAAATAGTTTCTGCCGCGGCAGGGATTAGTTCCAAGCGTGGTGATACCATTACTATTACATCGATGGATTTTTTGAATAATCAATTATTAAATCCTGTTGTTGATCAAGTGAGTTTCTTGAATATTTTATCGCGGAATTTCTCGTTGATTGTCAATGCGTTAATTGTTCTATCCGTCATAGCACTTGTGGCTTTTTTAGGGGTATATGTATTACGTAGAATCAAGAATATGGATGGCATAAAAGAAGAAGAGGCAGGGATAAAGCCTCTCTTAGAAACTCCTTCTATTGCTTCTACAGTGGATACAGGAGATGGTTTATCTTTAGATTCTGATGGTCAAGATATTTTTTCATATAGGGATCATTTGAAATATCGGATTAATAGTTATGTTAGCAATCAATCTGATCAGCGTCTTTTGCATATGATTGAAATAAATGAAGAACGCTTTGCTAAAATTCTTCGAAAATGGGCTAGATCTGAAATAGAAAGCCGATATACTCAACATATTAGCCAGGATACTGTTTTTTAA
- a CDS encoding EscU/YscU/HrcU family type III secretion system export apparatus switch protein has product MSENNNSDNKTEPPSPKRIEDALNQGDAPISREAYLFSSILACLIYLLFFFSSGTYSLTYDLHILLASATQRKLEGTSSLVPLLVNLCLSAGKLVIPGLLLLITFGIGSYLIQRIPALNWNHIQPSFKRISFREGIKRIYSVNNLMNFIKSLAKITLVGTIIVISLKNNYFTMVDFITSNPQLILYNTFFTIRKVLIIILLFIAILTILDVGWTYYQWYLKLKMSKQEIKDEIKQSYGNPMIKSRQKFIARSRMRHRMVEATSRATLIITNPTHYALALRYIQTENDAPVLVAKGQNLIAQKMRKIASEKNIPIFEEPLLARSLFKQVPINSTIPPVFYKAVAQLIHKIYHRKN; this is encoded by the coding sequence TTGTCTGAAAATAATAATTCTGACAATAAAACAGAACCCCCTTCTCCTAAAAGAATTGAGGACGCACTCAACCAAGGCGATGCGCCTATTTCACGTGAAGCATATTTATTTTCCTCAATCCTAGCATGCCTAATTTATTTATTGTTTTTCTTTTCCTCAGGGACCTATAGTTTAACATATGATCTGCACATTTTGCTTGCAAGCGCTACACAACGAAAATTAGAAGGTACATCCTCTCTAGTTCCTCTTTTAGTAAATTTATGTTTAAGTGCTGGCAAATTAGTTATCCCTGGACTATTGCTTTTGATAACATTTGGCATTGGATCTTACTTAATACAAAGAATCCCAGCTCTTAACTGGAATCATATACAGCCATCATTCAAAAGAATATCATTCCGTGAAGGAATAAAAAGAATTTACAGCGTTAATAATTTGATGAACTTTATCAAATCACTTGCGAAGATAACACTAGTAGGAACTATCATTGTAATTTCTCTAAAAAATAATTATTTCACAATGGTGGATTTCATAACTTCTAATCCCCAATTAATATTATACAATACTTTTTTCACAATACGCAAAGTACTAATCATTATCTTACTATTCATAGCGATATTAACAATTTTAGATGTCGGATGGACTTATTACCAATGGTATTTGAAACTAAAAATGTCTAAACAAGAAATAAAAGACGAAATAAAACAATCATATGGGAATCCTATGATTAAAAGTCGTCAGAAATTCATTGCACGATCTAGAATGCGACATCGAATGGTAGAAGCTACATCCCGCGCAACGCTTATTATAACTAATCCGACACATTATGCTTTAGCATTACGATACATACAAACAGAAAATGATGCGCCAGTTCTAGTCGCTAAGGGACAAAATTTAATTGCCCAAAAAATGCGTAAAATTGCCTCTGAAAAAAACATACCTATATTTGAAGAGCCGTTATTAGCGAGATCTTTATTTAAACAAGTACCTATCAACAGTACTATACCGCCAGTTTTTTACAAAGCAGTTGCACAATTAATACATAAAATATACCATAGGAAAAATTAA
- the visN gene encoding transcriptional regulator VisN — protein sequence MNFEMQQVNIVLNREDEQRTSVVSHLPTRSDLLARMIPLDCTVSWTMRMYALTEYVGASHFLLVRWDLFQEQKLDSIVSSDWPFDLVRCMALSEKEKYYNVLQRPTELFCPVFHTLPENVDLPSGMDNRYCALTFDVARIRIGLMLLFPKGRVILRDRLWEIGLLAAYQANVFKNYDVHLGKDFELTGREIECLTWISEGKTSDEIAVILGISRNTVNNYIASIMRKTATKTRSGAIAYAVRNNIV from the coding sequence ATGAATTTCGAAATGCAGCAGGTGAATATTGTTTTAAATAGAGAAGATGAACAACGAACATCTGTTGTATCACATCTTCCAACACGCAGTGATTTGTTGGCACGTATGATTCCTTTAGATTGTACGGTTTCTTGGACAATGAGAATGTATGCACTTACCGAGTATGTTGGGGCGAGCCATTTCTTATTAGTACGATGGGATCTTTTTCAAGAACAAAAATTAGATTCTATAGTGAGTTCTGATTGGCCGTTTGATTTAGTTCGATGCATGGCATTAAGTGAAAAAGAGAAATACTATAATGTTTTACAACGGCCAACAGAGTTGTTTTGTCCTGTTTTTCATACTCTTCCAGAAAATGTAGATCTTCCTTCTGGTATGGATAATCGTTATTGTGCTCTTACATTTGATGTGGCTCGGATACGTATTGGGTTGATGTTATTGTTTCCTAAAGGGCGTGTCATTTTACGGGATCGTTTGTGGGAAATAGGTTTGCTTGCTGCTTATCAAGCGAATGTTTTCAAAAATTATGATGTACATTTGGGTAAGGATTTTGAATTAACAGGGCGTGAAATTGAATGTTTAACCTGGATTTCAGAAGGAAAAACCAGTGATGAGATAGCTGTTATACTTGGTATATCTCGCAATACTGTCAACAACTATATTGCGAGCATTATGCGTAAAACAGCCACAAAAACTAGATCTGGAGCGATAGCGTATGCTGTGCGTAACAATATTGTTTAA
- a CDS encoding helix-turn-helix transcriptional regulator, giving the protein MSENMSTEKKSFSLLELSTRLSLIQNRIKARNFVLYTINCALDFPRRQQLVCELHNYDADSSDVSNILIETYGDDFLFHFNSGLLPIIWQSMSIQEENLIESSGNLSVRLERGLLPFSGIAFPVSLGFHKNGYVVFTAECLMLSNEVIVEAHGACYQVIMDFLALFKKRSSANRNLTERETSCLQLAGDGYTSEEIAEKLGLSIHTVNAYLGSATVKLDSVNRIQAIAKAIRFGYIN; this is encoded by the coding sequence TTGTCCGAAAATATGTCTACAGAAAAAAAATCGTTTAGTCTGTTGGAACTCTCTACGAGGTTAAGTCTAATACAAAATAGAATCAAAGCAAGAAATTTTGTTTTGTATACGATTAATTGTGCTTTAGATTTTCCAAGACGTCAGCAACTTGTTTGTGAATTGCATAATTATGATGCGGATAGTAGTGATGTTTCAAATATTTTGATTGAAACATATGGAGACGATTTTTTATTTCACTTTAATTCAGGGCTTTTACCAATAATATGGCAAAGTATGAGTATACAGGAAGAAAATTTGATTGAATCATCAGGGAATTTGTCGGTAAGATTAGAGCGAGGATTATTGCCATTTTCAGGCATTGCTTTTCCTGTTAGTCTTGGTTTCCATAAAAATGGATATGTTGTTTTTACTGCAGAATGTCTTATGCTTTCTAACGAAGTCATTGTTGAGGCACATGGCGCTTGTTATCAGGTAATAATGGATTTTTTAGCGCTTTTTAAAAAGCGTTCTTCTGCGAATAGAAATCTTACAGAACGAGAAACTTCGTGTTTACAGTTAGCAGGAGATGGTTATACAAGTGAAGAGATTGCCGAAAAACTAGGATTGTCAATACACACGGTTAATGCATATCTTGGATCAGCAACGGTTAAGTTAGATTCCGTCAATCGCATTCAAGCAATTGCGAAAGCGATTCGTTTTGGATATATTAACTGA
- the fliN gene encoding flagellar motor switch protein FliN — translation MDIDNHLPDTNNSSSDDNSEKLIQEDDFDNISEQISLDSNNILEKSTNNLDMILNIPVNIQIILGSCDMQISNLINLSKGDVITLDKRVGEPIDITVNNQRIAKGEITIMEEDDMHFGVRILEITNYR, via the coding sequence ATGGATATTGATAATCATTTACCAGATACTAATAACTCTTCTTCAGATGATAATAGTGAAAAACTCATTCAAGAAGATGATTTTGATAATATCTCAGAACAAATATCACTTGATTCAAATAATATACTTGAAAAATCTACGAATAATTTAGATATGATCTTGAATATTCCAGTAAACATTCAAATTATATTGGGATCTTGTGATATGCAAATTTCTAATCTCATCAACTTATCTAAAGGAGATGTCATCACGCTCGATAAACGAGTAGGAGAACCTATAGATATTACAGTAAATAATCAAAGAATTGCAAAGGGAGAAATAACAATTATGGAAGAGGATGATATGCACTTTGGAGTTCGAATATTAGAGATTACAAATTATAGGTAG
- the motA gene encoding flagellar motor stator protein MotA, with protein MNTIIGLLITILCIIGGFYAMGGNINILIQPFEIIIVAGAGLGGFVMANPLKIIKDSGISVLETFGYKTIDQSTYCNILKLLYILMYNLKKGSRNEIENHIDDPYNSTIFNSIPTILENHELTTFICDYIRMLIIGNARSYEIENLMDEELDIILYEKLKTYHAMSHMSESFPAIGIIGAILGIIKAMGNLSQSPKILGAAIGVSLTGTLLGILLSYCVCNPLIAQIKSTKLRQHRLYIMVKKTLIAYMNGAVPQVAIEYGRKVLPLSERPSIEIVEQEVLQYNHNTQAS; from the coding sequence ATGAATACAATCATAGGATTATTGATAACAATTTTATGTATTATAGGTGGGTTTTACGCCATGGGCGGAAATATAAACATTTTAATCCAACCATTTGAAATAATAATTGTAGCAGGAGCTGGATTGGGAGGATTTGTAATGGCAAACCCTCTGAAAATTATCAAGGATTCAGGAATATCCGTATTAGAAACATTTGGCTATAAAACTATTGACCAAAGTACCTACTGCAACATCCTAAAATTACTTTATATCTTAATGTACAATTTAAAAAAAGGATCTCGAAATGAAATTGAAAATCATATAGACGATCCGTACAACTCAACGATATTCAATTCTATACCGACAATTCTAGAAAACCATGAATTAACAACTTTCATCTGTGATTATATCAGAATGCTAATTATTGGAAACGCTAGAAGCTATGAAATTGAAAATCTAATGGATGAAGAACTTGATATAATATTATATGAAAAGTTGAAAACTTATCATGCAATGTCCCACATGAGTGAATCCTTTCCTGCCATTGGAATAATAGGCGCTATATTGGGCATTATCAAAGCTATGGGTAATTTATCACAATCACCTAAAATACTGGGAGCAGCAATCGGAGTATCATTAACTGGAACGCTTTTAGGGATTTTACTCTCATATTGCGTATGCAATCCCCTTATTGCACAGATCAAATCCACTAAATTAAGACAGCATCGATTGTATATCATGGTGAAAAAAACACTTATTGCTTATATGAACGGAGCTGTACCTCAAGTAGCCATCGAGTATGGGCGCAAAGTCTTACCTTTATCTGAAAGACCTTCCATAGAAATTGTAGAACAGGAAGTTCTACAGTATAACCATAATACGCAGGCATCTTAA
- the mscL gene encoding large conductance mechanosensitive channel protein MscL, giving the protein MKLCRKGAKCCEIFLYCNEFKKFIARGNMIDLSVGIIVGGAFNRVVQSIVEDIMMPIIGFIMGNGTNFSNYFFPLGSGITSSMISEARKQGAVLAYGSFISVLVNFLIIAIVVFVLIKFVNNLIKKPDDSKTPADVQLLTEIRDLLKK; this is encoded by the coding sequence ATGAAATTATGTAGAAAGGGTGCCAAATGTTGCGAGATATTCCTATACTGTAATGAGTTCAAAAAATTTATTGCTCGTGGGAACATGATAGATCTTTCCGTAGGTATTATAGTTGGAGGGGCCTTTAATCGTGTTGTTCAATCTATTGTTGAAGATATTATGATGCCAATTATAGGTTTTATTATGGGGAACGGGACTAATTTTTCCAATTATTTTTTTCCTTTGGGATCAGGGATTACATCCTCTATGATTTCTGAGGCACGTAAACAAGGAGCTGTATTGGCTTATGGAAGTTTTATTAGTGTGCTAGTCAATTTTCTTATTATAGCAATAGTAGTTTTTGTTCTTATAAAATTTGTGAATAATTTAATTAAGAAGCCAGATGATTCCAAAACCCCAGCCGATGTACAATTACTGACTGAAATTCGTGATTTATTAAAAAAATAA
- a CDS encoding FliM/FliN family flagellar motor switch protein — protein MHGKNISPLHPILLARLTGKLGDKKTIEKISSNLGYAYTQFLPKIFKENMDVDIDISYVNCHSGKFSHAINSFKENFVFHLASLRGWSCNFFMGCSNNLVITLLEYLLEAPPEKTQKPHNRPLSTVEKKLAKRIIDQISTVIHQCISTSQDRVTHINEFYDIDFLKKSTTKLSNEFVTTINMTMNIADIICSFALIIPQEALIKTVLIPSSHDKLKNKTEDLNDSSINQRYQLKVNIDTRIDLQKIKLKDILELKIGQVIPFLNKDKKCAILSANGKEIYSCELGRIGKNYTVRVKDRINFDQEIFENFLHKK, from the coding sequence ATGCATGGGAAAAATATATCTCCATTACATCCTATACTACTCGCTCGCCTTACAGGTAAACTAGGGGATAAAAAAACTATTGAGAAAATATCATCTAACTTGGGATATGCATACACTCAATTTCTTCCGAAAATATTCAAAGAGAATATGGATGTCGACATAGATATATCTTATGTTAACTGTCATTCAGGAAAATTTTCTCATGCCATCAACTCGTTCAAAGAAAACTTCGTTTTTCATCTAGCTTCTTTACGTGGATGGTCATGTAATTTTTTCATGGGATGTAGCAATAATCTGGTGATTACACTCCTTGAATATCTACTTGAAGCACCTCCCGAAAAAACACAAAAACCACATAATCGCCCTTTATCAACTGTCGAAAAAAAACTAGCAAAGCGAATTATAGACCAAATATCCACCGTTATTCATCAATGTATATCCACTTCTCAAGATAGAGTTACTCATATCAATGAATTTTATGACATTGATTTTTTGAAGAAAAGCACAACTAAACTGTCAAATGAATTCGTTACAACAATAAATATGACTATGAATATAGCAGATATCATCTGCTCATTTGCCCTCATCATACCTCAAGAAGCATTAATCAAAACAGTGCTAATACCTTCTTCACACGATAAATTAAAAAATAAAACGGAAGATTTAAATGACTCATCGATTAATCAAAGATATCAATTAAAAGTAAATATTGATACCCGTATTGATCTCCAAAAAATCAAATTAAAAGATATTCTAGAGCTAAAAATAGGACAAGTTATCCCCTTTTTGAATAAAGACAAGAAGTGCGCCATTTTAAGTGCCAATGGTAAAGAAATTTATTCCTGTGAATTAGGTCGCATTGGCAAAAATTATACAGTCCGCGTAAAGGATAGAATAAATTTTGATCAAGAAATTTTTGAAAATTTTTTACATAAAAAATAA
- the gshB gene encoding glutathione synthase: MKKIHKVAIQMDHISTIKAEKDSTFAIALEAQKRKYQLFHYTPDQLYIRDNKVYAKTQLLSLYDQKEQYYSLGEENNVDLSQMDVILIRQDPPFNMHYITSTYLLEKINYKTRIVNNPFWIRNSPEKIFVTEFSELMPPTLISRDIHQITQFYLEMKDVIIKPLYGNGGIGVFRMTPGDRNFSSLIEMLFEKYPEPLVVQSYLPQVRKGDKRILLLNGEPVGAINRIPSEVDNRSNIHAGGKTELIQLTQNDQDICNRIGESLRKRGLFFTGIDIIGDHITEINITSPTCIREIHQSGGNDIASLFWDGIEKNTNPFQNSYMP, translated from the coding sequence ATGAAAAAAATTCATAAAGTCGCAATTCAAATGGATCACATCTCGACCATCAAGGCAGAGAAAGATTCAACATTTGCAATAGCGTTAGAAGCACAAAAACGCAAATATCAGCTGTTTCACTATACACCAGATCAACTTTATATACGTGATAATAAAGTTTACGCAAAGACGCAATTGCTTTCCTTATATGACCAAAAAGAGCAATACTACTCTCTTGGAGAAGAAAATAATGTTGATCTCTCGCAAATGGATGTCATACTAATACGTCAAGACCCTCCATTTAATATGCATTATATTACCAGTACATATCTTCTGGAAAAAATAAATTACAAAACACGAATAGTGAATAATCCTTTTTGGATACGAAATTCTCCTGAAAAAATTTTTGTCACTGAATTTTCAGAATTGATGCCCCCTACTCTCATTTCTCGAGATATTCATCAAATTACCCAATTTTACTTAGAAATGAAAGATGTCATTATCAAACCTTTATATGGCAACGGTGGCATAGGCGTATTCCGCATGACCCCAGGAGACCGTAATTTCTCTTCCTTAATAGAAATGCTCTTCGAAAAATATCCCGAGCCCCTTGTTGTACAATCTTACTTGCCCCAAGTAAGGAAAGGAGATAAACGTATTCTTCTGCTAAACGGAGAACCCGTCGGCGCCATTAATCGCATACCTTCTGAAGTCGATAATCGTTCTAATATTCATGCTGGGGGGAAAACCGAACTAATACAACTAACGCAAAACGATCAAGACATATGTAACCGTATCGGAGAAAGCTTACGCAAACGCGGACTTTTCTTCACTGGAATTGATATAATCGGTGATCATATCACAGAAATTAACATTACTTCACCAACTTGCATACGTGAAATCCATCAAAGTGGTGGAAATGATATAGCCTCACTATTCTGGGATGGAATTGAAAAAAATACAAATCCCTTCCAGAATAGTTATATGCCATAA